From the Gossypium hirsutum isolate 1008001.06 chromosome A02, Gossypium_hirsutum_v2.1, whole genome shotgun sequence genome, the window CACATTAGAGTTTCTCCATCACAAGAAGATAGAAGCTCCCAGAGCAAAGGCGAATCTAGGGGGCTAGCAAGAGCCCCGacccatttaaaataaaaatttacaatttagaccctttaaaatttttaaaattttaaatttagtaaaagtaaaattacacttcggcccccctaaaattataaaaatttgatttaatactttaaaaattataaagatataaactataaaaaattaaaatttcattcggccccctaaaaaattattttggcttCGCCCCTATGTTAAAATACTATCAAATCTCTCTAAAAAATTTCTCTAATCTCATGAACTTGCTGAAatcaaaaatttcaatgactCTTCACACTTTCTACAATGTGACCACACCCAATTTTTGTGCACTACTATCCAATACCATCAAGGATTATAGAATTGCACTACTAACATAGACAAATTTTGCTTGAACCAAGGTTGCATGTTGAAGAATTTATATACCAATGCATCATAATATATTGAGATATACAACAAGGAACTATCAAATAGGTTGATTTTGAGTCTTAATTAACTTCAAAATAACTTTATAAGCTTCCCCTTTTTTCCTACGAACATCCAACAATTGCCTCTTCAAAGAAGCTATACTCTTCTTTACACCATTTATTTCTCTCTTCGCCACTTCTATTTCACCTCTAATCTGCATATGCTCCTTCCTATCTTCTTCATTCAAAGCCTCTTCCATTGCCTGTATTTTAACAAAATCAAACCAATTTAAACCaatgttttcatattttacaaatggtttaatataatttttttaaaaagaattttaaaaattatataaacttttaGGTGATGATGGGATGTAATCTTAGAATGTCACATGCAGTGTTCTAATAACCGAACCGGTGGTTAAATCGATTAGACCATTAATTCttgattaatttgattaatgGGTTCAACTGCTAGACCaacaacaattaaaaattcattaaaaaaaattaaaaaatattaaacttcaACATGTTCAACTAGTggtttttttcaaagttttcaatttttatcattttcaagtAGTTTCCAATTCAACTAGTTCAACCCTTTTTTCAAACCAGTATACTGGTCGATTCTTGGTCTTATCGATTTGACCAATCAATCTAGTCTTGTTCTAAGGACattgatcacatcaccaaatcaCGACGGAATCCAAGTTTAGAGACGAAAATGAATTTAGTTGCCAAATTCAAGTATCAAAGTGGGTCTAAGCTTTTCTTTACAAATAAACAATCTAAGGTTTACGAGCTTAGTTCGTAGCTTAACTCGACTCGACTAGACTCACAAACATTGGTTAAATTTGTTACCTTAATTTGTTGTTTGATGACATTTTTTGAAGGCAATGAATTCCAAATCTTCCCCTTTATAGGAGCATTAGCAAAGGCATTATCTCTAGCCCATTTGAGCTCATTAATCTCTTTAAGAACTTGTTCTTCATCAACCCTTATTGCAGGTCTAGGGGATGAAATAATTCCTTCTAATGTCCCACCTCAATCTCCATATCTGTTTTCACAACAAAaatgaattcaacaaataaaGGGGAAACAAATGAGTTCCAATCATTGAATCAAATATACTTACCCGATCGGATATTTCTTCGACCACTGACGGACCCGAATCGTTTAATCCTTTCTGACCGGCATTCACCTCTTTCAACAGCTTCTTTTCTTTCACCATATTTCCAGTTTCATGATGCATTCGGAAACACAAATTCTAGAATCGAAACTTTacatcaatcaatcaatcaaattaCTTTTCACGAAAACCAACATCGAAAAATACGAAAAACATGCTTACATGGCTATTAATCTTGCCTTGTGTGTTGATAGATCTCTCCTTATAAGCACTATTAGCAAAAGTAAGCTTATCGAGATCTCGTTTCAAAGCAGCCATTTGCTTCCCTTTATTTGTCCACATACTTCTAAATCCCTTCTCTTTATATTTCAAATCATATAACCTATTATAAGCTTGGCGTTCTTCGAACTGTTCATCATAATACGATTTTCTGATTCTCTTATCGTTGATATTCATCgtcattgataaaaatttaaaaaggtaaACGTACGTACCTGTTTCTCGTGTATCGTCTTTGTGATTCGAAATAATTGTTCATTCAAGTATGTAAGTGACTTCGTGGCTTGTTGAATCCCAGATTCTGGATTTGGGTTTTGCTGAAGCATTGTAAAAATCAAGTGATTGATTGCATCCTTCTTGGCTTTGCTCTTAACAGCTTGTAACTCTTCATTTTCTGGTTTTGCAGTAGCCATGTGATATTGTGCCTATATCAAGTTGATacaatatatacatgtatgtatgtatatgattaTAAAGGgtaattaaaatcaaattctggcatagaaatgaaaattttgaatgcaTATATAAAAGAGAAAATGCAAAGGTGACGTGATCCACAAGTCAAATGGAAATTCATGTTACTTATTGTGAGGCCTTGCACCCCACGGCAGTCTTTAAGTCAACCCAATCCTTgataatatataagtatataaaaTGGATTAATATTTAATGTATTGATACTGATGCTTGCCAACTATGCCTTCAGGGGTAAAGTCAAACATTTTATAGGGcctgaaatttaattataaaattttggggtCAAAACAgatattttaccattttagtAATTGTAGTGTTATAAATTTTAAGGACCTAAAAGATAATTTCTCCCAAATCAAGGGGAGCCAAGGCCCTTACCTTTGGATCATAGTTGTTAGGACCAATGGTACCATAAGATCAGAGGAGTGCATTAGTGTAAAATCTATTGAATCGATTAAAAAGTCATTTGAATTGAATTTAAGTTGGTCTaagtattattttcttttataatttataaaattaatgtttagatttcaataatattttatttatgtttattattttttaaaatttttaatgtgtgGGTTCTCATTAAAATATACCTCATTTATGGGTAAAAATATTCTCGTTGATGTGACATACACATGAATTACCATATGAATGATATGTCAacatctaaataatttttttatatttttatattttttaaataattttaatgattttaaattttaaaaaataattttttgattttttaaaaaataattaaatattaacgtGTTATCCATGTGACAATCCACATGTATGacacatcaacaaagttaaaaaatgttaacttttccatccattttgaggtaatttaacaaaaaacgtaaatttaagtactaaaaaagacgaaaaaaattaaataaaaacttaaaataactcttttttataaagttaaacagtcaaataaatcattatgtgaATATATTATGTTTACATGATATGAGTTAGTCAAATGGTGGTTCATCATAGAACAAGCaacgaataaaataatttttcttgaGCCACTAGGTTTTcttctcttttaaaaatttccattttcacaaggaaaagtttataattttttttattagtcaTTATAATTTGTTGTTTATGGAACAATACTTTTTTTTGCATATAAAATACATTGAAAGTTTAAGTTTTGttattagtccttatactatccACAATTTATGGATTAGCCCCTATAttctaatttgattaattttaatcaatgcacttttcaaattttgacttcaataataaaattaaatccgtTAAATCAAATTGTGCTATTAGTCTCATACTAGGCCTAAGATatagatttaatttatattatccaatttaaccatttttagtctctatacttttcgaattttggaATTTACGTTAAATCCATTAattaaaacgatgtcgttttttttattagtattatatGCAAATAGCAAGCTAATAGTTGTTAAATTTGTTAGatcaaattctactattagtttcGTACTATGCATAAA encodes:
- the LOC107939140 gene encoding uncharacterized protein gives rise to the protein MATAKPENEELQAVKSKAKKDAINHLIFTMLQQNPNPESGIQQATKSLTYLNEQLFRITKTIHEKQFEERQAYNRLYDLKYKEKGFRSMWTNKGKQMAALKRDLDKLTFANSAYKERSINTQGKINSHNLCFRMHHETGNMVKEKKLLKEVNAGQKGLNDSGPSVVEEISDRIWRLRWDIRRNYFIP